The following proteins are encoded in a genomic region of Cyclonatronum proteinivorum:
- a CDS encoding RagB/SusD family nutrient uptake outer membrane protein produces MLKKIATLAAVGFGALTFYACDSLLDTQPRQSISPEVALDDITGIRGIAASAYNRLVSTTAYSNTRVAAPEVLADNGVQNPAGTPSGRYVSQAINTVGTGVGGWGLYYGMINDTNYILSVIDDLDAPPIERNRIKGEMLFLRALAYHDLSKSYGYEPGREIDGWDHSVIIRTAPTSVVEEAQVPFPRASNVEVYEQIESDLLESIALLSEFGGTNRFLANRAAADALLARVYLYWGRYADAVQAATNAMETPLGAALSTPVSAGNIFNSTSTAPGLESFFELRITSNEFGGAVNDGLASLFTPAQWFDIVPSEELKAIYDATSDVRFLEGSDGIITGWYSNRRQLASGALAPAQTHSIKFNQSVESSIDNTPILRFAEALLNRAESYARLGQDANALADLNLLRVNRGLDEVNLSGFELLEEILVERRRELAFEGHRWFDLKRLNEALEKPEASGVGIIAPSDFRWLSQVPITQVAASNGVILQNPGYADDED; encoded by the coding sequence ATGTTAAAAAAAATTGCAACATTAGCAGCGGTGGGTTTTGGCGCGCTTACATTTTATGCGTGCGACTCCCTGCTCGACACCCAACCGAGACAGTCTATCAGCCCTGAAGTAGCGCTTGATGATATCACGGGTATTCGTGGTATTGCCGCTTCTGCTTATAACAGACTGGTTAGTACAACTGCCTACAGCAACACCCGTGTTGCTGCACCAGAAGTGCTGGCTGACAACGGGGTTCAGAATCCTGCTGGTACGCCATCCGGTCGCTATGTATCTCAGGCGATTAATACCGTAGGTACAGGTGTAGGTGGCTGGGGGCTCTACTATGGCATGATCAATGACACCAACTACATCCTGAGTGTTATTGATGATTTGGACGCGCCCCCAATTGAGCGCAACCGCATTAAAGGGGAAATGCTTTTCCTGCGTGCGCTTGCCTATCATGACCTGAGTAAATCATACGGTTATGAGCCGGGCCGAGAGATTGATGGATGGGATCACTCTGTTATTATTCGTACAGCTCCAACCTCTGTTGTCGAAGAAGCACAGGTGCCCTTCCCGCGTGCAAGTAACGTTGAAGTTTATGAGCAAATTGAAAGCGATCTGCTTGAATCTATTGCGTTGCTGAGCGAGTTTGGCGGAACCAATCGCTTTCTGGCTAACCGTGCTGCCGCAGATGCCCTTCTGGCAAGGGTTTACCTGTATTGGGGCCGTTATGCTGATGCCGTTCAGGCTGCAACAAATGCGATGGAAACACCGCTTGGTGCGGCACTTTCTACACCAGTTTCAGCAGGAAATATCTTTAACTCAACCTCAACTGCTCCGGGTCTGGAATCTTTCTTCGAACTTCGCATAACCTCGAATGAGTTTGGAGGCGCCGTTAACGATGGTTTGGCTTCCTTATTCACGCCGGCTCAGTGGTTTGATATTGTGCCTTCTGAGGAGCTGAAAGCCATTTATGATGCTACCAGTGATGTCCGTTTTCTTGAAGGTAGTGACGGAATCATTACCGGCTGGTACAGCAACCGTCGTCAGTTAGCCAGCGGCGCGCTTGCTCCTGCTCAGACGCACAGCATCAAATTCAACCAAAGCGTTGAGAGTTCAATAGATAACACGCCAATTCTGCGTTTTGCCGAAGCCCTGCTTAACAGAGCTGAATCTTACGCCAGACTCGGACAAGACGCCAATGCTTTGGCAGATCTGAATTTGTTGCGTGTCAACCGTGGCCTTGATGAGGTCAACCTCTCAGGATTTGAACTGCTGGAAGAAATTCTGGTAGAGCGTCGTCGTGAGCTCGCTTTTGAAGGTCACCGCTGGTTCGATCTCAAGCGCCTCAATGAAGCGCTCGAGAAGCCTGAAGCTTCAGGTGTTGGTATTATCGCCCCATCTGATTTCAGATGGTTAAGCCAGGTACCGATAACCCAGGTTGCTGCAAGTAACGGAGTAATTCTTCAGAACCCCGGCTATGCCGATGACGAAGATTAA
- a CDS encoding GWxTD domain-containing protein, whose product MRLRLLPFLIHVLFAAFVFSGCARSHFPDTVDIGQRLILTDGAPEFTLAADGSYTEAGDPFLTVSVSLSKSSLVFTSRDDTLAARIQARFEILPDEETQARGQETYVRTSSHTIAGDPERTVQRSTRIRYEEVFEVQPGFYTVTLTIRDESSGKTLTRSVNTELPDLDDASGLLTGISIFGNNASDGTTVSIATYDIPGIYDSLTFRYFITRSENDPPVFAHMRLLEFESDQQPARHISFRNLPSNSIRVRGINYSESEIIEEQSRLFADEFGAIEVEFTVDSPDIGSFRFEVFTSVEADPDPSDAIVFRARDFGMRSTHFPEVVTAREMAEPLIYLMNDREHSELMAIEDETEMKRAVERFWLDNLESPDLAREVMSLFYERVVEANKQFSNHKSGWKTDLGMIYIIFGPPWYEDQFGRELRWTFGFDRNDPFRVFVFDRSRIGSERFPFNSWTLNRRDFYHSVYFHRTQEWLNGFVLNRPFGS is encoded by the coding sequence ATGCGACTTCGTTTGTTGCCTTTTTTGATTCATGTGCTTTTTGCAGCTTTTGTATTCTCAGGCTGCGCCCGATCTCATTTCCCGGATACGGTTGATATTGGTCAGCGGCTTATTCTCACCGATGGTGCCCCTGAGTTCACCCTTGCCGCCGACGGCAGCTACACCGAAGCCGGTGATCCGTTTCTGACTGTTTCTGTTTCCCTTTCAAAAAGCAGTCTTGTTTTCACATCCCGCGATGACACGCTGGCAGCCCGCATACAGGCCCGCTTCGAAATCCTTCCCGATGAAGAAACACAGGCAAGAGGCCAGGAAACCTACGTCAGAACAAGCTCGCACACGATTGCGGGGGATCCCGAGCGAACCGTGCAGCGGTCAACCCGCATCCGATATGAAGAAGTTTTTGAAGTACAGCCGGGCTTCTACACGGTGACGCTTACCATTCGTGATGAATCTTCCGGAAAAACGCTCACCCGCAGTGTAAATACGGAGCTTCCTGATCTGGACGACGCATCGGGGCTTTTAACCGGTATCAGCATTTTCGGAAACAATGCGAGCGATGGAACTACCGTCAGTATCGCTACCTATGATATACCCGGCATTTACGACAGCCTTACTTTCCGGTATTTCATTACGCGAAGCGAAAATGATCCGCCCGTATTTGCGCACATGAGGTTGCTCGAATTTGAATCCGATCAGCAACCCGCGCGGCACATCTCCTTCCGTAACCTGCCTTCCAACTCTATTCGGGTGAGAGGCATCAACTACAGTGAGAGCGAAATCATCGAAGAGCAGAGCCGCCTTTTTGCAGATGAATTTGGTGCCATTGAAGTTGAGTTCACGGTAGATTCGCCGGATATCGGCAGTTTCCGGTTCGAAGTTTTTACTTCTGTTGAAGCCGATCCGGACCCGTCAGACGCCATCGTTTTCAGGGCACGTGATTTTGGCATGCGATCCACGCACTTTCCGGAAGTTGTTACGGCACGGGAAATGGCTGAACCGCTGATTTACCTTATGAATGACCGTGAGCACAGCGAACTCATGGCCATTGAAGATGAAACGGAAATGAAACGCGCCGTTGAACGTTTCTGGCTCGACAACCTGGAAAGCCCTGATCTCGCCCGCGAAGTCATGTCGCTGTTTTATGAGCGGGTCGTGGAAGCAAATAAACAGTTTTCCAACCATAAATCGGGCTGGAAAACAGATTTGGGCATGATCTACATCATTTTTGGCCCGCCATGGTACGAAGATCAGTTTGGCCGCGAACTCCGCTGGACCTTCGGTTTCGACCGCAATGATCCGTTTCGGGTTTTTGTCTTTGACCGCTCCCGTATTGGCAGCGAGCGCTTTCCCTTTAATAGCTGGACCCTCAACCGACGCGATTTTTACCACAGCGTATATTTCCACCGCACACAGGAATGGCTCAACGGCTTTGTGCTGAACCGGCCTTTCGGCAGCTGA
- a CDS encoding fluoride efflux transporter FluC: protein MSLSPKEMQQPGLFAKIILIFLGGAIGTGLRFALILLSGLEADRIYWIILVENIMGCFALGYVSARLKMRMMRHYAWAPFMGTGLLGSFTTFSAFSTDLIYTAAISWWLTGFYLIFSLTGGLFAAMAGLKLGLSQGRKRWI, encoded by the coding sequence ATGTCATTATCCCCCAAAGAAATGCAACAGCCCGGTCTATTCGCAAAAATTATCCTGATTTTTCTGGGTGGTGCGATCGGTACCGGTCTTCGGTTTGCACTGATTCTGCTCAGCGGGCTGGAAGCTGACCGGATCTACTGGATCATACTTGTGGAAAATATAATGGGATGTTTTGCTTTGGGCTACGTTTCCGCACGTCTTAAAATGCGGATGATGCGTCACTACGCCTGGGCCCCGTTTATGGGAACGGGTCTTCTGGGCTCATTTACAACCTTTTCGGCTTTTTCAACAGATCTGATCTACACCGCTGCGATTTCCTGGTGGCTGACAGGCTTTTATCTCATATTCTCGCTGACCGGCGGACTGTTCGCTGCTATGGCAGGATTGAAGCTGGGTTTGAGTCAGGGGAGGAAAAGATGGATATAA
- a CDS encoding metal ABC transporter permease, with protein MTTFWILLTACLASAACALVGTYLVLRKQAMLSDAISHAVLPGIAIAFLLTASRNTFPMLLGAGAFGLLTVYLTEKLQERGRLMNDASMGIVFTTLFAIGVIIITLFAGSVDLDHECILFGEIAYVPWDLWIFAGMNMGPRPVWILGMVLVINLIFILSCYKELKIYAFDRQLAVSMGIPVVFIHYGLMGTVSFSTIASFESVGAILVVALIIVPPATAYLLTRRLSVMLILSVSFGVLSSLSGYYLALVTDTSIAGAIAVMTGVFFGLALLFSPQEGVITKRNKSIQNTSTQVPETAEGNQLS; from the coding sequence GTGACAACTTTTTGGATTTTGCTTACGGCTTGTCTGGCCTCTGCGGCCTGCGCATTGGTGGGCACCTACCTGGTTCTTCGCAAGCAAGCCATGCTCAGCGATGCCATCTCTCATGCCGTACTGCCGGGTATCGCCATTGCCTTCCTGCTAACCGCCTCCCGAAACACCTTCCCCATGCTGCTTGGTGCGGGCGCTTTCGGACTGCTGACCGTTTACCTCACCGAAAAACTGCAGGAGCGGGGACGTTTGATGAATGATGCTTCCATGGGGATTGTCTTCACCACCCTTTTTGCGATTGGGGTCATCATCATTACGCTCTTTGCCGGTTCCGTTGACCTTGATCACGAGTGCATTCTGTTCGGGGAAATTGCCTATGTACCCTGGGATTTGTGGATTTTTGCAGGGATGAACATGGGGCCCCGGCCGGTCTGGATTTTGGGGATGGTGCTGGTGATAAACCTGATTTTCATTTTAAGCTGCTACAAAGAGCTCAAAATTTATGCATTTGATCGTCAGCTGGCGGTAAGCATGGGCATTCCGGTCGTTTTTATTCATTACGGTCTGATGGGTACCGTGTCTTTTTCCACCATTGCTTCCTTTGAGAGTGTGGGCGCGATTTTGGTTGTAGCGCTGATTATTGTTCCACCGGCAACAGCCTACCTGCTCACCCGCCGGCTTTCCGTCATGCTGATACTTTCCGTAAGTTTCGGTGTGTTGAGCTCGCTTTCCGGTTATTATCTGGCTTTGGTCACCGATACCTCTATTGCTGGCGCCATTGCTGTAATGACAGGCGTTTTTTTCGGCCTGGCGCTACTGTTTAGTCCGCAGGAAGGTGTCATCACAAAAAGAAACAAGAGCATTCAGAACACCTCAACGCAAGTACCGGAAACGGCAGAAGGTAACCAACTCAGCTGA
- a CDS encoding SusC/RagA family TonB-linked outer membrane protein, whose protein sequence is MIKKILAYAVLSLVVLVPFVSAQTGSITGSITDAQTGEGLPGATVFLPELSLGQSTNLDGEYTINNVPAGTHNVRVTYVGYVARTVSVTVTAGATTTLNVELQPDRLELRDLVVTGYGVMPRREVTGSIAQVRGEQIADLPVQTFDSAIQGRAAGVTITSASGQPGGALRVRVRGTGSITAGNDPLYVVDGVPVTVNTDVSTQASSNALAAIDPNDIESIEILKDAAAASIYGAQAANGVVLITTRRGQAGRTQFQVSSQVGVREAINKYDMLTGQEWVAMQIEGRRNDAIVNARRGIPTALNNPDTQENNFRNSALVRNELIDFPEFDSEAEARDFVNSLTLDEFLAFVPNYDWQDAIYRTGNTRNVSVSARGGTDQTRFFVSGSYEYQEAQIIMSNFERFNVRTNLDHRATDFFSIETSIALASTSQFGSISDGNFINGPFFAAPYSVPIQPIFNEDGTFNENVTGDYNIIQGVNLEKREGRTNQVIGNLAANFQLTPNLVLRSFVGIDYRNVRDTNVRPPEIPSFAGFGGQVFEANRDVANWNTNHTLSYFNTFDDIHSVSGVGGFEYRQQQRESFTATGRGFGSGLFGTLQSAADPFGVSGFFTEFRIAGFFGQVRYDYDKRYFATATMRYDGSSRFGDDTKWGLFYSGSLGWEISRERFLENVDWLDQLQLRVSYGVTGNSEIGNFASRSLFGSSGTYNGVSGLRASQLGNNRLTWEEASTLNLGLNWALLEGRFYGAVDVFRTSNDRLLLNDFLFSDSGFGSFVNNVGEVRNEGIEIEIGGTLVNWEGLRWTSDFNITFQRNEVIDLGDADFLFPTFADGVTRRVDVGQPLFAERLFRFAGINPADGRGMWYDRNGNITYSPVDEDADFVGAAFPDIIGGWNNTIAYAGFTLDVFFQYSLGQDSFKQQEGFFLDGTIFRGRGLTRRTLDRWQRPGDITDMPKASARQSEGGTDADFFFTPSTWHLEDVGYIRLKSASLSYQLPTNIVSQVGLSNARVFVQGLNLITWTNYRGLDPEIVEVANAPFPQPRIYSAGVTLQF, encoded by the coding sequence ATGATTAAAAAGATACTAGCGTATGCAGTATTGAGTTTAGTCGTGTTGGTACCGTTTGTTTCAGCCCAAACAGGCTCAATCACGGGATCCATTACGGATGCTCAGACGGGAGAAGGGTTGCCTGGCGCAACTGTTTTTCTGCCTGAACTAAGTCTCGGTCAATCGACCAATCTCGACGGAGAGTACACCATCAACAATGTGCCTGCCGGTACCCACAATGTTCGGGTTACCTATGTAGGTTATGTTGCACGTACTGTTTCTGTCACCGTTACTGCTGGTGCTACCACTACGCTGAACGTTGAGCTGCAGCCCGACCGGCTTGAGCTTCGCGATCTTGTAGTCACCGGTTATGGCGTAATGCCACGCCGTGAAGTAACGGGTTCTATTGCACAGGTTCGTGGCGAGCAAATCGCTGACCTTCCTGTACAAACCTTTGACAGCGCCATTCAGGGCCGTGCTGCCGGTGTAACCATTACATCTGCTTCCGGTCAGCCGGGTGGAGCCCTTCGCGTGCGTGTTCGCGGTACAGGTTCTATCACAGCCGGTAATGATCCGCTGTATGTAGTGGACGGTGTTCCCGTAACAGTAAATACGGATGTTTCTACACAGGCGTCATCGAATGCGCTTGCTGCTATTGATCCAAACGACATCGAATCAATCGAGATCCTCAAGGACGCCGCTGCTGCTTCTATTTATGGTGCTCAGGCTGCCAATGGTGTAGTTCTTATTACTACCCGTCGTGGGCAGGCTGGCCGTACGCAGTTTCAGGTCTCTTCTCAGGTCGGGGTTCGTGAAGCAATCAACAAGTATGATATGCTTACCGGCCAGGAGTGGGTAGCCATGCAGATCGAAGGCCGTCGTAATGACGCAATTGTGAATGCCCGTCGGGGTATCCCAACAGCGCTCAACAACCCTGATACACAGGAAAATAACTTCCGTAACAGTGCTCTTGTCAGAAATGAACTCATCGATTTCCCTGAGTTTGATTCAGAAGCTGAAGCCAGAGATTTTGTAAACAGCCTCACGCTGGACGAATTCCTTGCTTTTGTACCTAACTACGACTGGCAGGATGCCATCTATCGTACAGGTAACACCCGCAACGTTTCGGTAAGCGCCCGCGGTGGTACGGATCAGACACGTTTCTTTGTTTCCGGTTCTTATGAATACCAGGAAGCACAAATCATCATGTCTAACTTCGAGCGTTTCAACGTTCGTACGAACCTTGATCACCGTGCAACCGATTTCTTCTCCATCGAAACCAGTATTGCACTTGCTTCCACAAGCCAGTTCGGTTCTATTTCTGATGGTAACTTCATTAATGGCCCGTTTTTCGCAGCGCCTTATTCGGTACCTATTCAGCCGATCTTTAATGAAGATGGTACCTTTAATGAGAATGTTACCGGTGATTACAACATCATTCAGGGTGTAAATCTTGAAAAACGTGAAGGCCGCACCAATCAGGTTATTGGTAACCTTGCAGCCAACTTCCAGCTTACCCCAAATCTCGTTTTGCGTTCCTTTGTGGGTATCGATTACCGCAACGTGCGTGACACCAACGTGCGCCCGCCGGAAATTCCTTCCTTTGCTGGCTTTGGTGGTCAGGTATTCGAAGCAAACCGCGACGTTGCCAACTGGAACACCAACCACACCCTGTCTTATTTCAACACCTTTGATGATATCCACAGTGTGTCTGGTGTAGGTGGTTTTGAGTATCGTCAGCAGCAGCGTGAATCCTTCACGGCTACGGGCCGCGGTTTTGGTAGTGGTCTTTTCGGCACCCTGCAAAGTGCGGCTGATCCGTTCGGTGTTAGCGGCTTTTTTACCGAGTTCCGTATTGCTGGTTTCTTCGGTCAGGTTCGCTATGATTACGACAAGCGCTACTTCGCCACAGCCACCATGCGTTACGATGGTTCTTCCCGTTTCGGTGACGATACCAAATGGGGTCTGTTTTACTCCGGGTCATTGGGATGGGAAATTTCCCGTGAGCGTTTTCTCGAGAACGTTGACTGGCTCGATCAGCTTCAGCTTCGCGTGAGCTATGGTGTAACCGGTAACTCAGAAATCGGAAACTTTGCTTCCCGCTCCCTCTTCGGTAGTTCAGGTACGTACAATGGCGTTTCTGGTCTCCGTGCGTCACAGCTCGGAAACAACCGCCTGACCTGGGAAGAAGCCAGTACCCTTAACCTGGGCTTGAACTGGGCCCTTCTTGAAGGCCGCTTCTACGGTGCTGTTGATGTATTCCGTACATCAAACGATCGTCTTCTCCTGAATGACTTCCTCTTTTCAGATTCCGGCTTCGGTTCTTTTGTCAACAACGTTGGTGAAGTTCGCAATGAAGGTATCGAAATTGAAATTGGTGGTACCCTCGTAAACTGGGAAGGCCTTCGCTGGACGTCTGATTTCAACATCACATTCCAGAGAAACGAAGTAATCGATCTCGGTGATGCGGATTTCCTTTTCCCAACTTTTGCTGATGGTGTTACCCGTCGGGTTGATGTAGGTCAGCCACTGTTTGCTGAGCGTTTATTCCGTTTTGCCGGTATAAACCCGGCTGATGGTCGTGGTATGTGGTACGACCGCAATGGCAACATCACCTACAGCCCGGTTGATGAAGATGCTGACTTTGTCGGCGCTGCATTCCCCGATATTATTGGTGGATGGAACAATACCATTGCCTACGCAGGCTTCACCCTTGATGTGTTCTTCCAGTACAGCCTGGGTCAGGACAGCTTCAAGCAGCAGGAAGGCTTCTTCCTCGATGGAACCATTTTCCGTGGACGTGGCCTTACCCGCCGTACCCTCGACAGATGGCAGCGTCCTGGTGATATCACCGATATGCCTAAAGCTTCTGCCCGTCAGTCAGAAGGTGGTACTGATGCCGACTTCTTCTTCACTCCGTCTACTTGGCACCTTGAAGATGTAGGTTATATCCGTCTGAAGTCTGCTTCGCTATCTTATCAGCTGCCTACCAATATTGTAAGTCAGGTTGGCCTTTCCAACGCGCGTGTATTTGTTCAGGGTCTTAACCTGATCACCTGGACCAACTACCGTGGCCTTGACCCGGAAATTGTAGAGGTTGCGAATGCTCCGTTCCCGCAGCCGCGTATTTACTCTGCCGGCGTTACGCTGCAATTCTAA
- a CDS encoding fluoride efflux transporter FluC → MDISLFILFLCVMIAGGCGALCRYFVNERITKGFPTSFPLGTYVVNISGSFAAGLVTGMVLYGWEIMPPVAAAVLLKGFLGGYTTFSTWMVQAVDQLRAKDLAGVFLNLLGSVLTGGLAALAGIWLIRFL, encoded by the coding sequence ATGGATATAAGCCTCTTCATCCTTTTTTTATGCGTGATGATTGCCGGGGGATGCGGTGCCCTTTGCCGCTATTTTGTTAATGAAAGGATCACGAAAGGGTTTCCGACGAGCTTCCCGCTCGGTACGTATGTGGTGAACATAAGCGGCAGCTTCGCCGCCGGCCTTGTGACCGGAATGGTGCTCTACGGCTGGGAAATTATGCCGCCTGTGGCTGCTGCGGTGCTGCTCAAAGGCTTTCTCGGCGGATACACAACTTTCTCTACCTGGATGGTGCAGGCGGTGGATCAGCTTCGGGCGAAAGACCTCGCGGGTGTTTTTCTGAATCTTTTGGGAAGTGTACTCACCGGCGGACTTGCAGCGCTTGCCGGAATCTGGCTGATTCGTTTCCTTTAA
- the ppk1 gene encoding polyphosphate kinase 1 yields MATPELPQHDDLSPDPETFDASLYQKPGRLPVDLNSLKKDNYKKLSGNNLELHGPEFFHNYELSWLDFNFRVLDEARNPANPLLEQAKFIGIVCSNLDEFFQKRVGGLKRQLQAGVEKLSVDGLTPLEQLKAIRKKVKVMIHAYRSCFFNEIVPRLAEEGITFRTFDTLTKKERKKVNDYFDTQLYPILTPLIVDQAHPFPFISNKSRSFALEIVDDVTGESIFARIKVPDNRPRWFTIENNGKKAVLINIDQIIRERMGDLFPGATVRSAHIFRVSRNADLKRNEEEADDLLELIEEELRERRFADVVRLEIEADMPAHIKEILMERMNVNPLDVFDMEGSIGLADCMQLGKIAGFEHLKYSTWNPVLHPAFRKTGEDGPADIFSTIRENDIMVHHPYHSFSSSVERFVQEAAADPKVLAIKQTLYRTSTDSSLMHALMKAVEAGKQVAVLVELKARFDEQQNMEWAMKLEKAGIHVSYGIPGLKIHSKITIIVRDEGDTLRRYAHIGTGNYHPGTANLYEDLGLFTCDPALTSDVSDLFNFLTGYAPNQTYRKLLVAPNYLRSGIYDYIMHEVKAAKANKPSRIILKMNSLEDPQLIQSLYYASTQGVKIDLIVRGVCRLKTGIKDLSDNIRVHSIIGRFLEHSRIYYFRNSDNHVYLIGSADIMHRNLDARVEAITPVENLQLKKYLRFIFQVQLNDNQQRWALTADSSYKRVPKNGEDSAVATHQVLMNHALNNKDPLPATSSKPAERK; encoded by the coding sequence ATGGCCACCCCCGAACTTCCCCAACACGACGACCTTAGTCCCGACCCGGAAACCTTTGACGCAAGTCTGTATCAAAAACCCGGGCGGCTGCCGGTTGACCTTAACAGTTTGAAAAAAGACAACTATAAGAAACTGTCCGGAAATAACCTTGAACTCCACGGTCCGGAGTTTTTCCACAATTATGAGCTGAGCTGGCTCGATTTTAACTTTAGGGTGCTTGACGAAGCCCGTAACCCCGCGAACCCGCTGCTTGAACAAGCCAAATTTATCGGTATTGTATGCAGCAATCTTGATGAATTCTTCCAAAAAAGAGTGGGCGGACTCAAGCGGCAGCTTCAGGCGGGGGTTGAAAAACTATCCGTTGACGGGCTCACACCACTTGAGCAGCTCAAGGCCATCCGAAAGAAAGTCAAGGTGATGATACACGCGTACCGCAGCTGCTTTTTTAATGAAATTGTGCCGCGCCTTGCGGAAGAAGGCATTACATTCCGCACCTTTGATACCCTGACCAAAAAAGAGCGTAAAAAGGTAAACGACTATTTTGATACACAACTCTACCCTATTCTCACGCCCTTAATTGTAGATCAGGCGCATCCTTTCCCCTTCATTTCAAACAAAAGCCGCTCCTTCGCGCTTGAAATCGTGGATGATGTTACGGGCGAAAGCATCTTTGCACGCATCAAAGTACCGGATAACCGTCCGCGCTGGTTCACCATTGAAAACAATGGCAAAAAAGCGGTGCTGATCAACATCGATCAGATTATCCGGGAGCGTATGGGTGATTTGTTTCCTGGGGCAACCGTCAGGTCGGCCCATATTTTCCGGGTTTCGCGCAATGCAGACCTGAAGCGCAATGAAGAAGAAGCCGACGACCTGCTCGAGCTTATTGAAGAAGAGTTGCGTGAACGCCGTTTTGCAGATGTGGTCCGCCTGGAAATCGAAGCTGACATGCCAGCCCATATCAAAGAAATTCTGATGGAGCGGATGAATGTCAACCCGTTGGATGTTTTTGATATGGAGGGATCTATTGGGCTGGCGGACTGTATGCAGCTCGGGAAGATCGCCGGTTTTGAGCATCTTAAGTATAGTACCTGGAATCCGGTACTTCACCCGGCCTTCCGAAAAACAGGAGAAGACGGCCCTGCAGATATTTTCAGCACCATAAGGGAGAATGACATCATGGTGCATCATCCCTACCACAGCTTTAGTAGTTCTGTGGAGCGCTTTGTGCAGGAGGCTGCGGCTGACCCTAAGGTGCTCGCCATCAAGCAAACACTCTACCGCACTTCTACTGATTCATCCCTTATGCATGCCCTCATGAAGGCGGTTGAGGCGGGCAAACAGGTAGCGGTACTCGTCGAACTGAAGGCGCGCTTTGATGAACAGCAAAATATGGAATGGGCAATGAAGCTTGAAAAGGCCGGCATTCATGTTTCGTACGGCATTCCCGGGCTCAAAATTCATTCAAAAATCACCATTATCGTGCGTGATGAGGGGGATACACTCCGCCGTTACGCCCATATCGGAACCGGAAACTATCACCCCGGCACGGCCAATCTGTATGAAGACCTCGGCCTGTTTACCTGCGATCCGGCACTTACTTCCGATGTATCAGACCTGTTTAATTTCCTGACGGGCTATGCGCCGAATCAGACCTACCGTAAGCTTCTTGTGGCACCGAACTATCTGAGGAGTGGCATTTATGACTATATCATGCATGAGGTGAAGGCAGCCAAGGCCAATAAGCCGTCGCGCATCATCCTGAAAATGAACAGCCTTGAAGATCCGCAGCTGATTCAGTCACTATACTATGCGAGTACACAGGGTGTCAAAATTGACCTCATTGTGCGCGGAGTGTGCAGGCTGAAAACCGGTATAAAGGACCTGAGTGACAATATCCGGGTTCACTCTATTATCGGCCGTTTTCTGGAGCATTCCAGAATTTACTACTTCCGCAACAGCGATAACCACGTGTATCTTATTGGCAGCGCTGATATTATGCACCGGAACCTTGACGCGCGGGTTGAAGCCATAACCCCTGTAGAAAATCTTCAGCTGAAAAAATACCTTCGGTTCATATTTCAGGTACAGCTCAATGACAATCAGCAGCGCTGGGCACTGACAGCCGACAGCAGCTATAAGCGGGTGCCCAAAAACGGCGAAGACAGCGCTGTAGCTACGCATCAGGTCCTGATGAATCACGCCCTGAACAACAAAGACCCATTACCAGCCACAAGTAGTAAGCCCGCCGAACGCAAATAG